Part of the Gimesia chilikensis genome, TTCTGGACTATATAACTCGTGAAATTGACCGGACCGGAATCTCTCCCTCGGTCCAGCAAATCGCTTCTGAATTCGCCATTCCCTCTCCCAACCGGGTCACCCGTTATCTGAATGCGCTGGAAGGGAAGGGCTGGATCAGCAGTCATGGCAATATTGCCGGCGGAATC contains:
- a CDS encoding LexA family protein — protein: MNQYLTDREQNILDYITREIDRTGISPSVQQIASEFAIPSPNRVTRYLNALEGKGWISSHGNIAGGITLIENDRNYRLSLCGDVEEGRIDFKKRF